Proteins encoded in a region of the Williamwhitmania sp. genome:
- a CDS encoding 30S ribosomal protein S16, translating into MPVKIRLQRFGRKGYAYYHVVVADSRAPRDGKFIERIGTYNPNTNPATIDLNFEKALDWLNKGAQPTDTCRAMLRYRGVMLKKHLLEGVKKGAFTLEVADQRFQEWITKKEVAINSKVESLSSKEAADIKTRLDAESKVREAKAAAVAKKRAAMAAKNAPAAEEAPGAPAEEAAAEGEAPAEA; encoded by the coding sequence CCACGTAGTGGTAGCGGATAGCAGGGCGCCACGGGATGGTAAATTCATTGAAAGGATTGGTACTTACAATCCTAATACTAATCCTGCTACTATTGACCTTAATTTTGAAAAGGCATTAGACTGGCTTAACAAGGGCGCTCAACCCACCGACACATGTAGAGCAATGTTGCGCTACAGAGGTGTAATGTTAAAAAAGCACCTTCTCGAAGGTGTGAAGAAAGGGGCATTTACCCTGGAAGTTGCCGATCAGCGGTTCCAGGAGTGGATCACGAAGAAGGAGGTAGCAATTAATTCCAAGGTAGAAAGTCTTTCTAGCAAGGAAGCTGCCGACATCAAGACTCGGCTTGACGCCGAAAGTAAAGTTCGTGAGGCTAAAGCTGCTGCTGTTGCTAAAAAGCGTGCTGCTATGGCCGCTAAGAATGCACCTGCTGCAGAAGAGGCTCCAGGAGCACCTGCTGAGGAAGCTGCCGCCGAAGGCGAAGCTCCTGCAGAAGCTTAA